A region of Methyloversatilis discipulorum DNA encodes the following proteins:
- a CDS encoding trypsin-like serine protease, with amino-acid sequence MYRSLLHALALSAALLLAAPSYALNGGSPTNAFSHLGTVGSNGLDGILIAPNWVLTAAHVAHSGTTFQSAYGSATIDAAYVAPGAAFPSHDIALLHLDTPLDAPLFPTLNATVIDFAAAPAGAEATAVVAARSGQNSLAYTTLVDAFETAVDDDGAQLTVWYIAVGPASNGNVLLQGGDSGGSLFAGQADDSSGLLIGIASASDGQLSYFVQPGAYRAWLDSTMATAGQSALWSASPVPEPAPALLWLGALPLLIASARQHRR; translated from the coding sequence ATGTACCGATCCCTGCTGCATGCGCTCGCTCTCTCCGCCGCCCTGTTGCTGGCGGCGCCTTCGTACGCCCTCAACGGCGGCAGCCCTACGAACGCCTTCAGCCACCTTGGCACGGTCGGCAGCAACGGCCTGGACGGCATCCTGATCGCGCCGAACTGGGTGCTGACCGCGGCCCATGTCGCGCACAGCGGCACCACCTTCCAGTCAGCCTACGGCAGCGCCACCATCGACGCCGCCTACGTCGCGCCCGGCGCCGCCTTCCCGAGCCATGACATCGCCCTGCTCCACCTCGACACACCGCTCGACGCCCCGCTCTTCCCGACCCTCAACGCGACCGTGATCGACTTCGCCGCCGCACCGGCCGGTGCCGAGGCGACGGCGGTGGTTGCGGCGCGCAGCGGACAGAACAGCCTTGCCTACACCACGCTGGTCGATGCCTTCGAAACTGCTGTCGACGACGACGGTGCGCAATTGACCGTCTGGTATATCGCAGTCGGCCCCGCCTCCAACGGCAACGTGCTGCTGCAGGGCGGCGACAGCGGCGGTTCGCTGTTCGCCGGCCAGGCCGACGACAGCAGCGGCCTGCTGATCGGCATCGCCTCCGCCAGCGACGGGCAGCTTTCCTATTTCGTGCAGCCCGGCGCCTACCGCGCATGGCTGGACAGCACGATGGCGACCGCCGGCCAGAGCGCCCTCTGGAGTGCCAGCCCGGTGCCCGAACCGGCGCCCGCACTGCTCTGGCTGGGCGCCCTGCCACTGCTGATCGCCAGCGCGCG